Proteins encoded within one genomic window of Hermetia illucens chromosome 2, iHerIll2.2.curated.20191125, whole genome shotgun sequence:
- the LOC119648428 gene encoding ATP synthase subunit beta, mitochondrial, with translation MFAFRVSRVLFYGPTGPRKYLALKHFFNQPQLQRCISSTGVKKDSNRIGDCQYIECTAESSYQAADNENLLFEESHEGKNKGEIPSGSSINSHESDGQFKIPDPLQGKIYSIIGPIVDVFFENELPGILNALEVSGTPTRLVLEVAQHVGPNLVRTVAMDSTEGLRRGQEVVDSGYPIRVPVGTSTLGRILNVVGDPIDERGPIQSDYYSFIHAEAPELLDQNVELNILETGIKVVDLLAPYVKGGKIGLFGGAGVGKTVLIMELINNIAKKHGGYSIFVGAGERTREGNDLYHEMIESKVISLEDNTSKVALVYGQMNEPPGARARVALTGLTLAEHFRDFEGQDVLLFIDNIFRFTQAGSEVSALLGRIPSAVGYQPTLSTDMGSMQERITSTTKGSITSVQAVYVPADDLTDPAPAATFSHLDATTVLSRSVAELGIFPAVDPLDSNSRILDATVVGDDHYNVARTVQKTLQSYKSLQDIIAILGMDELSEEDKLTVARARKIQRFLSQPFHVAEVFTGHKGVSVEIKDTIDGFKKILNGDMDDIPEVAFYMVGTISDVIEKAKVLVKQAGPMTTTKAPAIKIENKEETSTENSEAEKEK, from the exons ATGTTTGCTTTTAGAGTATCTCGAGTGTTATTCTATGGACCAA CTGGCCCTCGTAAATACTTAGCcctcaaacatttttttaatcaaCCCCAATTGCAGCGCTGCATTTCATCGACAG GTGTCAAAAAGGATTCAAATCGAATTG GTGATTGTCAGTACATCGAATGCACAGCAGAAAGTTCTTACCAAGCTGCTGACAATGAAAATCTTCTATTCGAGGAATCACATGAGGGAAAAAATAAAGGAGAAATTCCCTCTGGCAGTTCCATAAACTCGCATGAAAGTGATGGACAATTTAAAATTCCAGATCCCCTTCAAGGCAAG ATCTATTCAATTATTGGCCCAATAGTTGATGTGTTTTTCGAAAATGAACTTCCTGGAATATTGAATGCGCTGGAAGTCAGTGGAACGCCAACGAGACTGGTTCTAGAAGTTGCACAGCATGTCGGCCCAAATTTAGTGCGAACAGTAGCTATGGATTCCACTGAAGGATTACGGCGTGGGCAGGAGGTCGTTGATTCTGGCTATCCTATTCGAGTACCCGTGGGGACTAGTACATTGGGCCGAATACTCAATGTTGTTGGAGACCCAATTGATGAACGTGGGCCTATTCAATCCGACTACTATTCTTTCATTCACGCCGAGGCTCCTGAACTACTCGATCAAAATGTTGAATTGAATATTCTGGAAACAGGAATAAAG GTTGTTGACTTACTTGCACCTTATGTGAAAGGTGGGAAAATTGGCTTATTTGGTGGGGCTGGTGTTGGAAAAACAGTTCTCATAATGGAGCTAATTAACAACATCGCCAAAAAGCACGGTGGATATTCTATATTTGTTGGAGCCGGAGAAAGGACTCGTGAAGGAAACGATCTGTATCATGAAATGATCGAATCTAAAGTCATATCACTTGAAGATAATACTTCAAAAGTTGCACTTGTTTATGGACAAATGAACGAGCCACCAGGGGCGAGAGCGCGTGTAGCTTTAACTGGACTCACTCTCGCCGAACATTTTCGAGACTTCGAAGGTCAAgatgttttattatttattgacaACATTTTTAGATTCACGCAAGCAGGATCAGAAGTGTCGGCTCTACTTGGCCGTATACCCTCAGCAGTGGGTTACCAACCAACTCTTTCGACTGATATGG GTTCGATGCAAGAACGTATTACAAGCACTACAAAAGGTTCAATTACTTCTGTGCAAGCTGTTTACGTTCCTGCTGATGATTTAACTGATCCTGCGCCTGCAGCAACATTTTCCCATTTGGATGCTACTACTGTACTTTCAAGAAGCGTAGCTGAACTTGGTATTTTTCCCGCCGTAGACCCCTTGGACTCAAATTCGAGAATTTTGGATGCAACCGTTGTCGGTGATGATCATTACAACGTAGCAAGGACTGTACAGAAAACACTACAAAGCTATAAATCATTGCAA GATATAATTGCAATTTTGGGCATGGATGAGCTCTCGGAAGAAGACAAGCTTACTGTAGCAAGAGCACGAAAAATCCAAAGATTCTTGTCGCAACCATTTCATGTTGCTGAAGTTTTTACCGGACATAAAGGCGTGTCTGTTGAAATTAAAGATACAATTGATGGCTTCAAAAAGATTCTTAATGGAGATATGGATGATATACCAGAAGTAGCCTTTTACATGGTTGGTACTATCAGTGATGTCATTGAGAAGGCTAAAGTTCTAGTGAAACAAGCTGGACCAATGACCACAACTAAGGCACCGgccattaaaattgaaaataaagaagaaacaaGTACTGAAAACTCTGaagcagaaaaagaaaaataa